The following are encoded in a window of Colletotrichum lupini chromosome 3, complete sequence genomic DNA:
- a CDS encoding cellular morphogenesis protein, with translation MGSLDVLTPLTTNEQHETYTKIQFSPGAVQSTTTHTREVKGTGGKSSLGDLPESEIGDSAGRPSQKHSLADVELEPFLLETFSSHTSCHSKRRHHSETFRRSSTDLQTHETSISSIHVDNVVHSFLEAFARDSVSISPLGIHSDQIPVDFPSLSLSRSSRLQLAHIHTHSIHTVTFVGQLTIIHSSPFLIQHSGNNFFFAEKPADDRHKTLAPSQSKPIVNPSEHISISSRGAVAATAVSAFDRRYKSAKWGPHLPFQAPSRLATQPLSFPLGSRLALALALRLRLCLSASPPTNNKTLRSTKSRGKNRKRSSHHLVVAAIKWLQLIRFSSIKNLQFNSFDTQHSQHPTHHPLADRTAIAMRLALGKRPSARRSKWANLLAVAALAPPSVAAIQFTPVSDANLDLSQLGRIGVAGDFNGISLYQFEEQNEKPYSTNGSESLLSQLPNGAFASLISTDASIHDMCTFTLDNGTMQGVVIGGNFTSLDGTQSQGIALFNPNTSQITPLAGLSGQVNTLLCDQAANTVYVGGNFRGANSTNAIAWYGTDGWTNLPFAGFNGPVSSITKASNGHIVFGGSFTGLGNTSTPSTPDGQVINLSTANVTSASSTSTAGFSDPRNIICKTDGADGSGNTWLLRDNSAGFWQASFGFGFQPTKMRLWNTHQDGRGTKTFRFTALPLGGILNMTYVDPTTGQNATCTSECPLSNNSTLKFQDFHFVNLVGMNSFRIDISDYYGSGGGLNGIQLFEDDINSYAINDFNSPACADSDTKSSATTTGPWSTSPSLQSSSQYLTAKLSGTISASSATVTFLPDLKESGNYSVNLYTPGCLQDGTCSTRAQVNVTGIMSSTGSNKFTTSLYQTNNFDKYDQIYFGYIEASSADGFRPSVTLTPLAGQSIDEMTIVAQRVGFTLINSTGGLNGLFDFDPSSATVNTDFKSSKINQLGSSFSSGSAVTSLTTAGDLVIVGGNFTSSTARNVIGINTASEATMALDGGLNGEVKAMELNGTQLYVGGVFSNTLDNAVTGLNNVGVYDTSANTWTALGAGVNGEVSHVVPMLVNITSESEAESVVTFTGDFSEINAFGDNSAIQASGFAVWVPSQKNWLQNLNGPVPALNGILTTGILDLPGGGSLYAGSMTSATISANGAVTLAEKFGQFPVKFKSSSTTSSTVSKRDSLASGNITGVVTGAFYTGNNRNITILGGHFTAVGTNGSSANNLVLIDGSNSNSITGLGSQIEDNSTFIALAVTGDLLFAGGSVRGTVNNNAVRGIISLNLQTATFNSTQPPGISGGNATVTSIEVRPDSGDVYVAGSFESAGALGCPGVCYYDTSLAGWNRPGVNLEGTGHCLIWTSKSQLVAGGNFTLNGTSPTMLAMYSPDRQAWSAYPGEDSLPGPVEVLTAGSSDRKQLWVSGTANNGSIYLMKYDGSKWQSAGTTLLPGTIVNSIQVFSLTSSHDNTDILDSNQALMITGSLNVPGYGSASAAIFNGTTFQPYALTVNGGNTAGSISRIFTENQDFFSDNDGRMALGFIVLIGLGISLALIFLIVIVGMALDRLRKKREGYSPAPTSMYDRGGGMRKIPPHELLESLGKGRPGAPHVHGVEKGYHRDSTSFTNGGIESAVESKRDEGGTYSAPRKTQVFDSSLPGYDQSIWHAIRSDSSLVDRLDFSAFDSSRPHDLCLMSTCLVIPLCASSRFLFSDTISKVPSQELVHYNWTQLLFVIELVARIHQNNQTIPITINQVSFFSSSLCRLQMRHCRSFPSFEDTAAASWRLSAIGSLISSIEQGLHACVFLLVKMTRIQRGMSSKCTLVCTGFLSIPPPDIPSSPKRFPSARKCLALRVCTTFEIIASTVIVMSLRLVHLETAPHTPPPSSVSFRYWMLGAQSVDHSRCPELGAISWKPEAFGGCGELELDLDLELELELELELELELVSKEGKGKTGEKTLRLPQNSEPTISHSLTPGNSMNGLQALHHYTIMAGRRGLEIASSSGVEICPVPREALEGVCFVRLSAEATTAAAPTRQDTERVDSNLEDTGSQDRAVVLFGSHALRTKAQPSVSALATDSSEKHGRHGLLPTLDIGRDDAKSGCKLLDWEHLPFVEAKLPSSRRGPLGAPPVAPLGRIQSGNL, from the exons ATGGGCAGTCTCGACGTCCTCACC CCACTCACGACAAACGAGCAGCACGAGA CGTATACGAAGATTCAATTCTCGCCTGGAGCAGTACAGAGCACAACTACGCA CACCCGTGAGGTCAAGGGAACAGGAGGGAAATCGTCACTTGGAGATCTCCCAGAATCCGAGATTGGGGACAGCGCTGGTCGTCCCTCTCAGAAGCATTCATTGGCCGATGTTGAACTAGAGCCATTTCTTCTCGAGACGTTTAGCTCCC ACACCTCGTGTCACAGCAAGAGGCGACACCACAGCGAGACATTTCGGCGGTCCTCTACGGATTTGCAAACACACGAGACAAGCATCTCATCAATCCACGTCGATAACGTAGTACACTCATTTCTCGAAGCTTTCGCGCGCGACTCTGTTTCAATTTCACCTCTTGGAATCCACTCCGATCAGATTCCCGTCGATTTCCCGTCTCTATCTCTCTCTCGCTCTTCCCGGCTGCAACTTGCACACATCCACACTCACTCCATACATACAGTCACCTTTGTAGGGCAACTCACAATCATTCATTCTTCCCCCTTTCTTATTCAACATTCGGGTAACAATTTCTTCTTCGCCGAGAAGCCAGCCGACGACCGACACAAAACG CTTGCCCCAAGCCAGTCTAAACCGATTGTCAACCCATCCGAGCACATTTCAATCAGCAGCCGTGGAGCCGTGGCCGCGACTgc TGTCAGTGCTTTTGATAGGAG GTACAAGTCTGCAAAGTGGGGCCCGCACCTTCCATTCCAGGCCCCATCTCGTCTGGCGACTCAGCCTCTCTCCTTCCCTCTGGGCTCCCGTCTGGCTCTGGCTCTGGCTCTGCGTCTGCGTCTGTGTCTGTCCGCCTCTCCACCAACAAACAACAAAACACTGCGGTCGACAAAGAGCAGGGGGAAGAATAGGAAGCGCAGCTCTCACCACCTCGTCGTCGCTGCCATCAAATGGCTGCAACTCA TCCGATTCTCAAGCATCAAAAATCTTCAATTCAACAGCTTCGATACCCAGCATTCACAGCACCCAACTCACCACCCTCTTGCCGACCGAACAGCAATAGCAATGCGTTTAGCTCTCGGTAAGCGCCCTTCGGCGCGCCGGAGTAAGTGGGCGAACCTTCTTGCAGTGGCAGCCCTCGCACCTCCCTCGGTGGCAGCAATCCAGTTCACCCCAGTTTCCGATGCGAACCTCGACCTTTCCCAGCTTGGCAGAATTGGTGTGGCGGGCGACTTCAACGGAATCTCCCTCTACCAGTTTGAGGAGCAAAATGAGAAGCCTTACAGCACAAACGGAAGCGAGTCTTTGCTTTCTCAGCTGCCCAATGGGGCCTTTGCGTCGCTCATCTCAACTGATGCCTCAATTCACGACATGTGCACATTCACCCTCGACAATGGAACGATGCAGGGAGTGGTAATTGGCGGTAATTTCACGAGCTTGGATGGCACTCAGTCTCAAGGCATCGCCTTGTTCAACCCCAACACCTCCCAGATCACCCCTCTGGCCGGTCTGTCAGGTCAGGTGAACACTCTTCTCTGCGACCAAGCTGCCAACACCGTTTATGTTGGAGGTAACTTCAGAGGCGCCAACTCGACGAACGCAATCGCCTGGTACGGCACCGATGGATGGACTAACCTTCCTTTCGCTGGTTTCAACGGCCCTGTTTCGTCCATCACCAAGGCTTCAAACGGCCACATCGTCTTTGGCGGCAGCTTCACTGGGCTTGGCAACACTAGCACTCCCAGCACCCCAGATGGACAGGTTATCAACCTCTCGACTGCCAACGTTACTTCGGCTTCGAGCACCTCTACCGCTGGCTTCAGTGACCCTCGCAACATCATCTGCAAGACGGACGGGGCTGATGGCTCAGGCAACACTTGGCTGCTCCGCGACAACTCTGCTGGATTCTGGCAGGCAAGTTTCGGCTTCGGTTTCCAGCCCACCAAGATGCGGCTCTGGAACACCCACCAGGACGGCCGAGGAACTAAGACATTCCGTTTTACTGCTCTCCCTCTGGGCGGTATCTTGAACATGACCTACGTGGACCCCACGACTGGTCAGAACGCTACCTGCACTAGCGAGTGTCCTCTCAGCAACAACTCGACTCTCAAGTTCCAGGACTTCCACTTTGTCAACCTGGTCGGAATGAACTCATTCAGAATCGATATTTCCGACTACTACGGATCTGGCGGTGGTCTGAACGGCATCCAACTTTTCGAGGACGACATCAACTCGTACGCCATCAACGACTTCAACTCCCCGGCCTGCGCAGATAGTGACACCAAGTCATCTGCCACGACCACCGGACCGTGGTCGACTTCTCCTTCCTTGCAGAGCAGCTCTCAGTACTTGACTGCCAAGCTATCCGGAACCATCAGCGCAAGCTCCGCCACGGTTACCTTCCTCCCGGATCTCAAGGAGTCTGGCAACTATTCCGTCAACCTGTACACGCCCGGCTGCCTGCAAGACGGTACCTGCTCGACCCGAGCACAGGTCAACGTTACCGGCATCATGTCGTCCACTGGTAGCAACAAGTTTACGACGTCCCTTTACCAGACTAATAACTTTGACAAGTATGACCAGATCTACTTCGGCTATATCGAGGCGAGCTCAGCAGACGGCTTCCGGCCCAGCGTCACCCTGACTCCTTTGGCTGGGCAGAGCATTGATGAAATGACCATTGTCGCTCAGCGAGTCGGATTCACCCTTATCAATTCGACGGGTGGCCTAAATGGCCTATTCGACTTCGACCCTTCGTCTGCCACAGTCAACACTGATTTCAAGAGCTCCAAGATCAACCAGCTCGGGTCCTCATTCTCTTCAGGATCTGCAGTCACTAGCTTGACGACTGCTGGCGACTTGGTCATCGTCGGAGGCAACTTCACGTCATCTACTGCCCGCAATGTCATTGGTATCAACACGGCAAGCGAGGCTACCATGGCTCTCGACGGCGGTCTCAATGGCGAAGTGAAGGCGATGGAACTCAACGGTACCCAACTTTACGTTGGCGGTGTCTTCTCCAACACCCTCGACAATGCCGTCACAGGTCTCAACAATGTCGGCGTGTACGACACCTCCGCCAACACGTGGACTGCACTTGGTGCAGGCGTCAACGGCGAAGTCTCCCACGTTGTCCCGATGCTCGTCAACATTACAAGCGAGAGTGAGGCAGAGTCGGTCGTTACATTCACTGGTGACTTCAGCGAGATCAACGCGTTCGGAGACAACTCAGCTATTCAGGCTTCCGGCTTTGCCGTCTGGGTGCCCTCTCAGAAGAATTGGCTGCAGAACCTCAACGGCCCTGTCCCGGCCTTGAACGGAATCCTGACTACTGGCATTCTCGATCTTCCCGGAGGAGGATCTCTCTACGCAGGATCGATGACCTCGGCAACTATTAGTGCCAATGGTGCCGTCACCCTTGCTGAGAAGTTTGGCCAGTTCCCGGTCAAGTTCAAGTCATCTTCGACGACCTCTAGCACCGTCAGCAAGCGCGATTCTCTGGCCAGTGGCAACATTACGGGCGTGGTCACTGGTGCATTCTACACTGGCAACAACCGCAACATTACCATCCTCGGTGGTCACTTCACAGCCGTGGGCACCAACGGCAGCTCCGCCAACAACCTGGTGCTCATTGACGGGTCGAACTCGAACTCGATCACCGGCCTCGGCTCTCAGATCGAGGACAACTCAACCTTCATTGCCCTTGCGGTAACTGGCGACCTTCTCTTTGCCGGAGGTAGTGTCCGTGGTACTGTCAACAACAATGCTGTGCGAGGTATCATTTCCCTGAACCTTCAAACTGCTACCTTCAACAGCACGCAACCTCCCGGCATCAGCGGCGGAAACGCGACTGTCACCTCCATTGAGGTCCGCCCCGATTCTGGCGATGTCTATGTTGCTGGTTCTTTCGAATCAGCTGGAGCACTCGGCTGCCCAGGTGTCTGCTACTACGACACATCTCTGGCAGGTTGGAACCGTCCCGGTGTTAACCTCGAAGGCACCGGTCATTGCCTCATCTGGACCAGCAAGTCCCAGCTTGTTGCCGGTGGCAACTTCACATTGAATGGTACCTCTCCAACCATGCTTGCCATGTACAGCCCCGATCGCCAGGCATGGTCTGCCTACCCCGGCGAGGACTCTCTGCCTGGTCCCGTCGAGGTTCTGACGGCTGGATCGAGTGATCGCAAGCAACTCTGGGTTTCCGGAACCGCGAACAACGGCTCCATCTACCTGATGAAGTACGACGGCTCCAAGTGGCAATCTGCCGGAACTACTCTACTTCCGGGCACTATTGTCAACAGCATCCAGGTCTTTTCTCTGACCTCATCCCACGATAATACCGACATCCTTGACTCCAACCAAGCCTTGATGATTACTGGCTCCCTCAACGTTCCCGGCTACGGATCAGCGTCGGCTGCCATCTTCAACGGAACGACCTTCCAACCGTACGCGCTCACCGTCAATGGCGGTAACACCGCCGGCTCGATTTCGAGAATCTTCACCGAGAACCAGGACTTCTTCTCCGACAATG ATGGCCGCATGGCTCTTGGATTCATTGTCCTAATTGGACTCGGTATCTCGCTCGCCCTCATCTTcctcatcgtcatcgtcggtATGGCCCTCGATCGCCTGCGCAAGAAGCGTGAGGGATACTCGCCAGCACCGACATCGATGTACGACCGCGGCGGCGGTATGAGAAAGATTCCTCCCCACGAGTTACTCGAGTCACTCGGCAAGGGCCGTCCTGGCGCTCCGCACGT GCATGGCGTGGAAAAAGGATACCATCGCGACTCGACATCTTTCACCAACGGAGGCATAGAATCAGCTGTTGAGTCCAAGAGGGACGAAGGCGGCACATATTCGGCACCACGCAAAACGCAAGTCTTCGATAGCAGTCTACCTGGCTACGACCAATCGATATGGCACGCCATACGATCTGACAGTAGCCTCGTGGACCGCCTCGACTTCTCTGCATTCGATTCTTCACGACCTCACGACCTTTGTTTAATGTCTACATGTTTAGTTATACCACTATGCGCGTCAAGCCGCTTTCTCTTCTCGGACACAATCAGCAAGGTTCCTTCCCAGGAACTTGTACACTACAACTGGACACAGCTCCTTTTTGTTATCGAGCTGGTCGCGCGCATACACCAAAACAACCAAACAATACCAATCACTATCAATCAGGTTtcatttttttcttcttcactTTGTCGTCTCCAAATGAGACATTGTCGGAGTTTCCCAAG CTTTGAAGACACAGCAGCAGCTTCATGGCGGTTGAGTGCCATAGGTAGCTTAATATCCAGTATCGAACAAGGTTTACA CGCCTGTGTTTTCCTACTCGTCAAGATGACGAGGATACAGAGAGGAATGTCATCCAAGTGTACTCTGGTGTGTACTGGTTTCCTCTCCATCCCTCCCCCTGATATT CCTTCCTCCCCCAAGCGCTTCCCCTCGGCCAGAAAATGTCTCGCCCTACGTGTCTGTACGACGTTTGAGATCATTGCCAGTACCGTCATCGTCATGTCGCTT AGACTGGTTCATCTTGAGACAGCGCCTCACACGCCCCCTCCTTCCTCGGTCTCGTTTAGGTACTGGATGCTGGGAGCTCAGAGTGTGGATCA CTCGAGATGTCCAGAACTCGGAGCTATAAGCTGGAAGCCGGAAGCTTTCGGGGGTTGCGGTGAACTTGAACTTGATCTTGATCTTGAACTAGAACTAGAGCTAGAGCTAGAGCTTGAGCTTGAGCTTGTTAG CAAGGAGGGGAAAGGGAAAACAGGAGAAAAGACGTTGCGCTTGCCCCAGAACAGCGAGCCCACGAtatctcactcactcacgcCCGGAAACAGCATGAACGGCCTACAAGCACTACACCATTACACTATAATGGCTGGAAGACGAGGGCTTGAGATC GCATCCTCCTCCGGCGTTGAGATTTGCCCCGTGCCCCGAGAAGCCCTAGAGGGCGTTTGTTTCGTGCGG CTTTCGGCCGAAGcgaccaccgccgccgccccgaCCCGACAAGACACCGAGAGAG TAGATTCTAACCTCGAGGACACAGGTAGCCAAGATAGGGCTGTTGTGTTGTTCGGCAGCCATGCGCTTCGGACCAAGGCCCAACCTTCCGTTTC GGCCCTGGCGACAGACAGCTCAGAGAAACATGGGCGACATGGCCTTCTCCCAACCCTCGATATCGG AAGAGACGATGCGAAATCTGGCTGCAAGCTTCTCGATTGGGAGCACCTCCCGTTCGTCGAGGCTAAATTGCCTTCATCTCGGAGAGGACCCTTGGGGGCCCCTCCCGTTGCCCCCCTCGGCAGGATCCAGAGTGGTAACTTGTGA
- a CDS encoding Arp2/3 complex, with translation MSITAIEAPTATSTSGGPHHEASSASNDATTPQETYGQLVADKMLLLDYQNVLIQSVLTERFSGAPPAHIDQTVSDFDGVIYHISTPETKTKIQLSIQIRCYKDLVKYGAEQVLQREYGQYVVPPEPGYDFSVLIDLENLPEEKEEKDALIMKMALLKRNAMAAPFEAAYEEHYRLKEEASKYTSEEAPQGVREGGEVMAIHYREEEAIYVKASHDRVTVIFSTIFREETDRVFGKIFIQEFVDARRRAIQNAPQVLFRNDPPLELQGVPGVRDTGTGEIGYVTFVLFPRHLTPQRMPDCISHIQTFRDYFHYHIKASKAYIHSRMRKRTADFLQVLRRARPDSEEKERKTASGRTFKVQGATRWTVSLKICPELRRIEAV, from the exons ATGAGCATCACAGCCATAGAAGCTCCGACAGCGACCTCCACGTCAGGCGGGCCCCACCACGAGGCATCATCAGCATCCAACGACGCAACAACACCACAGGAGACGTACGGACAATTGGTCGCAGACAAGATGCTTCTCCTCGACTACCAGAATGTTCTGATTCAGTCGGTCCTCACCGAGAGATTCTCTGG TGCCCCTCCTGCACACATCGACCAGACCGTCTCCGATTTCGACGGCGTCATCTACCACATCTCGACCCCCGAGACGAAGACCAAGATTCAGCTTTCGATTCAAATAAGGTGCTACAAGGACTTGGTCAAGTATGGGGCAGAGCAAGTGCTGCAGAGGGAATATGGCCAGTATGTGGTGCCGCCGGAACCTGGGTACGACTTCTCGGTATTGATCGACTTGGAGAACCTCCCGGAGGAGAAGG AAGAGAAGGATGCGCTGATCATGAAGATGGCGCTGCTGAAGCGCAACGCCATGGCCGCGCCTTTCGAGGCCGCTTACGAGGAGCACTACAGGCTGAAGGAGGAGGCATCCAAGTACACGTCTGAGGAAGCCCCGCAGGGTGTTCGCGAGGGCGGCGAGGTCATGGCTATCCACTACCGCGAGGAGGAAGCCATCTACGTCAAGGCCAGTCACGACCGTGTCACGGTTATCTTTAGCACCATCTTCCGCGAGGAAACCGATCGTGTCTTTGGCAAGATCTTCATCCAAGAATTCGTCGACGCCCGCCGGCGAGCTATCCAGAACGCTCCCCAGGTGCTCTTCAGGAACGACCCCCCGTTGGAGCTCCAGGGAGTCCCTGGTGTCAGAGATACCGGAACCGGCGAGATCGGATACGTTACCTTTG TTCTTTTCCCTCGACACCTTACACCACAGAGAATGCCCGACTGCATCTCCCACATCCAGACTTTCCGCGACTACTTCCACTACCACATCAAGGCATCGAAGGCGTACATTCACTCAAGAATGCGCAAGAGAACCGCCGACTTCCTCCAAG TTCTTCGCCGCGCAAGACCCGATAGCGAGGAGAAGGAACGGAAGACGGCGAGCGGCCGCACTTTCAAGGTCCAGGGAGC GACTCGCTGGACTGTGTCCTTGAAGATATGTCCGGAGCTGAGACGTATCGAAGCTGTATAA
- a CDS encoding WD domain-containing protein, which translates to MVKSYLKYEHSKSFGVVASNTANLAWAPQGRAGNGAGQAIVAANEDVLCWDIKKGELLSRWRDERNTVPVTAIVQSKVDTDIFAVGYEDGSIRLWDSKIATVIVNFNGHKSAITTLAFDKSGVRLASGSRDTDVIIWDLVAEVGQFKLRGHKDQITGLQFVEPEGQVEDEENTAMLDSDPSAEGYLLTTGKDSLIKLWDLSSRHCIETHIAQTNGECWALGLSPDYSGCITAGNDGELKVWFLDTTGLAALKGQVDAPQNTKFLHDRGTLFRQHKDKAIEVIFHPRRDYFAVHGVEKAVEVWRIRSEAEVKKSLARKRRRRREKASKEGKEEADAATEGEDQAEDISAAEASDFFVQYLIVRTGGKVRSVDWAVNGGSKEIHLLAGTTNNQLEYYSIPTKEGSKSKKEDVPDYTRSLAVELPGHRTDIRAVSLSSDDKMLATAANGSLKVWNIKTQACIRTFECGYALCCAFLPGDKVVVVGTKTGELELFDVASASLLDSVSAHEGAIWSLQVHPDGKSVASGSADKSAKLWDFKIVQEPVLGTTRTTPKLKLVQSKTLKVSDDILCVRYSPDAKYIAVSLLDNTVKVFFTDSLKLYLNLYGHKLPVLSMDISYDSKLIVTSSADKNIRIWGLDFGDCHKALFGHQDSILQVAFVPHNSDGNGHHFFSSSKDRVIKYWDGDKFEQIQRLDGHHGEVWAMAVGHTGNFLVTAGHDKSIRVWDETDEQIFLEEEREREIEELYEKTLTTSLERDPDAEDQEGEVGAASKQTVETLMAGERIAEALEIAIADLNLLQEWEDAKKTNPSAPAPQRNPIFVALGNITAEAYVMSVLGRIKASALHDALLVLPFASVPMLFTFLNVFAQRSMNIPLTCRILFFMLKTHHRQIVASRTMRGMLDGIRANLRAALKRQKDEMGFNIAALKVVGMQLQEKSVKDYVDENWEDGDESRAVKKRAFVQVS; encoded by the exons ATGGTCAAATCATACTT GAAGTACGAGCATAGCAAGTCTTTCGGCGTTGTCGCATCCAACACAGCAAACCTCGCCTGGGCTCCCCAAGGCAGAGCTGGCAACGGCGCCGGCCAAGCAATCGTAGCCGCGAACGAGGATGTTTTGTGTTGGGATATAAAGAAGGGCGAACTACTTAGCAGGTGGCGAGACGAACGAAACACGGTACCCGTCACTGCGATCGTGCAGAGTAAAGTCGACACAGATATTTTCGCTGTCGGATACGAAGATGGAAGCATTCGATTATGGGATAGCAAGATCGCCACGGTGATTGTCAACTTCAACGGACACAAGTCAGCGATTACGACACTGGCATTCGACAAGTCGGGCGTGCGATTGGCCAGTGGCTCCCGCGACACGGATGTCATTATCTGGGATCTCGTGGCTGAGGTCGGCCAGTTCAAGCTGAGAGGACACAAGGATCAGATCACAGGACTGCAATTCGTCGAGCCGGAGGGACAGGTCGAAGATGAGGAGAACACGGCAATGCTGGACAGCGACCCGTCAGCGGAGGGGTACCTTCTTACCACCGGCAAGGACTCCCTGATCAAGCTCTGGGACCTGTCATCGAGGCATTGCATCGAGACACACATCGCACAGACGAACGGCGAATGCTGGGCCTTGGGACTTTCCCCCGACTACAGCGGTTGCATCACGGCCGGAAACGACGGAGAGCTGAAGGTATGGTTCCTGGATACGACAGGACTCGCCGCTTTGAAGGGTCAGGTCGACGCTCCGCAAAATACGAAATTCCTCCATGACAGAGGGACGTTGTTCCGTCAGCATAAGGACAAGGCTATCGAGGTGATCTTTCACCCCCGCCGAGACTACTTCGCAGTCCATGGCGTAGAAAAGGCCGTGGAGGTGTGGCGCATAAGGTCGGAGGCAGAGGTCAAGAAGTCCCTGGCCCggaagaggagaagaagacgtGAAAAGGCCAGCaaggaaggaaaagaggaggCCGATGCTGCGACTGAGGGTGAGGATCAGGCAGAGGATATTTCCGCCGCAGAGGCTAGCGACTTTTTTGTTCAGTACTTGATTGTCCGAACGGGCGGCAAGGTGCGATCTGTCGACTGGGCGGTCAATGGTGGAAGCAAGGAAATACACCTGTTGGCGGGGACGACAAACAACCAACTCGAGTACTACAGCATACCCACAAAAGAGGGCTCCAAGTCGAAGAAGGAGGATGTGCCCGACTACACGCGGTCGCTGGCCGTGGAACTCCCCGGACACAGGACAGATATCCGCGCCGTATCGCTCAGCTCTGACGACAAGATGTTGGCGACGGCTGCCAACGGAAGTCTGAAGGTCTGGAACATCAAGACGCAGGCCTGCATCCGCACCTTTGAGTGCGGTTACGCTCTTTGCTGCGCGTTCCTGCCCGGAGACaaggtcgtcgtcgtcggaaCAAAGACGGGAGAGCTTGAGCTCTTTGATGTCGCGTCCGCGAGCCTGCTGGACAGCGTCTCTGCGCACGAGGGTGCCATCTGGTCATTACAAGTTCACCCCGATGGCAAATCGGTGGCATCAGGTAGTGCCGACAAGTCAGCCAAGCTTTGGGACTTTAAGATTGTCCAAGAGCCGGTTCTCGGCACCACGCGCACGACACCTAAGCTGAAGCTCGTCCAGTCAAAAACACTCAAGGTGTCCGACGACATCCTCTGCGTGAGATACTCTCCCGATGCCAAGTACATCGCCGTCTCCCTCCTCGACAACACCGTCAAGGTCTTCTTCACCGACAGCCTGAAGCTCTACCTCAACCTCTACGGCCACAAGCTCCCGGTGCTGAGCATGGACATCTCGTACGACAGCAAGCTTATCGTCACCAGCTCCGCCGACAAGAACATCAGGATATGGGGCCTCGACTTTGGCGACTGCCACAAGGCCCTCTTTGGCCACCAGGACTCCATCCTGCAGGTCGCCTTCGTCCCCCACAACTCGGACGGCAACGGCCACCATTTCTTCAGCAGCTCAAAGGACCGTGTCATCAAATACTGGGACGGCGACAAGTTTGAGCAGATCCAGCGCCTCGACGGCCACCACGGCGAGGTCTGGGCCATGGCCGTCGGCCACACGGGCAACTTCCTCGTCACAGCGGGCCACGACAAGTCCATCCGCGTCTGGGACGAGACGGACGAGCAAATCTTCCTCGAAGAGGAGCGCGAAAGGGAAATCGAGGAGCTCTACGAAAAGACCCTCACCACCTCGCTCGAGCGCGACCCGGACGCCGAGGACCAGGAAGGCGAAGTCGGCGCCGCCTCCAAGCAGACCGTCGAGACCCTCATGGCCGGAGAACGCATCGCCGAGGCCCTCGAGATCGCCATCGCCGACCTCAACCTCCTCCAGGAGTGGGAGGACGCCAAGAAGACCAACCCGTCCGCGCCAGCACCTCAGCGCAACCCCATCTTCGTCGCCCTCGGCAACATCACGGCCGAGGCCTACGTCATGAGCGTGCTGGGCCGCATCAAGGCCTCGGCCCTCCACGACGCCCTCCTCGTGCTGCCCTTCGCCTCCGTGCCCATGCTCTTCACCTTCCTCAACGTCTTTGCCCAGCGCTCCATGAACATCCCGCTGACCTGCCGCATCCTCTTCTTCATGCTCAAGACGCACCACCGCCAGATCGTCGCCAGCCGCACCATGCGCGGCATGCTCGACGGCATCCGCGCCAACCTGCGCGCCGCGCTGAAGCGCCAAAAGGACGAGATGGGCTTCAACATTGCCGCGCTCAAGGTCGTCGGCATGCAGCTCCAGGAGAAGAGCGTCAAGGATTACGTTGACGAGAACTGGGAGGATGGCGATGAGAGCCGGGCTGTCAAGAAGCGGGCGTTTGTGCAGGTTTCGTGA